A DNA window from Bdellovibrio sp. BCCA contains the following coding sequences:
- a CDS encoding trypsin-like serine peptidase, with protein sequence MRIWKVLLLGVLCIKMAGCGFEAAPTSALELDNRDSSQVIYGDDSIRDVTGEAPNSEASVALVKKSLYDQYKKNRAIYSVGEVYGVEDLSWSDQPALAFCSGIFLGDDLVLTAGHCVENDFSCANTNIVFHFSADSQVTTAIACKEVVKYRNDINGAGLDYALIRMEKNIGRRSFVLNSSAFKRPQVADSLYSLGYPLGSFMKKALGKIRKIVPESQVYVSTLDVFEGNSGSPVFSAKTHQLVGILSSGESDFTQKSDDDSAVQVKRCSNKGCSGEFITPIEKILADIGKKRSE encoded by the coding sequence ATGAGAATTTGGAAGGTCCTCCTTCTTGGAGTTCTATGTATAAAGATGGCAGGGTGCGGGTTTGAAGCCGCACCCACGTCTGCTTTAGAACTCGATAACAGAGACTCTTCCCAGGTTATTTATGGTGACGATTCGATCCGCGACGTCACTGGCGAAGCGCCAAACTCTGAAGCCAGTGTGGCTCTTGTTAAAAAATCTCTTTACGATCAATACAAAAAAAATAGAGCGATTTACAGTGTTGGCGAAGTTTATGGCGTGGAAGATCTTTCATGGAGCGATCAGCCTGCATTGGCTTTTTGTTCCGGAATCTTTCTTGGCGATGATCTCGTTTTGACGGCCGGTCATTGTGTTGAAAATGATTTTTCATGTGCAAATACGAACATTGTTTTTCACTTTTCCGCTGACAGTCAGGTGACAACGGCAATCGCATGTAAGGAAGTCGTGAAGTACCGCAATGACATCAACGGCGCGGGACTGGATTATGCTCTGATCCGCATGGAAAAAAATATTGGACGTCGTAGCTTTGTATTAAACTCGTCAGCTTTTAAACGCCCTCAGGTAGCAGACAGCCTGTACTCCCTGGGATATCCGTTGGGCAGTTTTATGAAGAAGGCCTTAGGGAAAATCCGTAAAATTGTTCCTGAATCACAAGTCTATGTGTCGACTTTGGATGTCTTTGAGGGGAACTCGGGATCGCCGGTGTTTTCGGCTAAAACCCATCAGCTTGTCGGTATTTTGTCTAGCGGTGAATCTGATTTTACTCAAAAATCTGATGATGACTCTGCGGTTCAAGTGAAGCGTTGCTCGAATAAAGGCTGTTCAGGGGAGTTCATCACTCCGATTGAAAAAATCCTGGCGGATATTGGTAAAAAACGTAGCGAATAG
- a CDS encoding L,D-transpeptidase encodes MKAHLLGAAAAVLLSVLAGTPAQAQSQGSVAVAKSQLTVGQRYYISADSLNVRSSNSTTANNVVGKLVKNDIVEIYDVLNEATPLVQVKIIKSSNISSTAAPELYVSKDYLSAVLVVVPESNSKYFVIQNIATEKTRIYERCTMSPGCPHTLVMETDTVVGRPEEGTDSDPNAFKTWVGHGRIASWVKFYQDGLGFYPRWYTPGQNISTIPDPVTDSMSLLMGGRKWIVKNSQGKTSNYGAFGWYAAKLSPEGEDGVNYQWIHGTIGWGKDGAKPIEMTRGKMINFFSNPGSHGCTRLENRAVAYMRHLLPVGTDIYRVYAREATREVAPYSRYRSAYNNPFRWEFMLLTNGAAESGGLTADANTIRSQGVRVSSANLIEQGIYEVNHYPTVMGLDYTKSAASGKSGDRYNIDKKNKGASNFRGYFLVDEGRFVNYQHPSYSATGGAVRTGGLAEFRTSVPEYLRAAPGQIQVPAINR; translated from the coding sequence ATGAAAGCCCATTTATTAGGAGCTGCCGCTGCAGTTCTTTTGAGTGTTCTTGCTGGTACCCCCGCTCAAGCCCAATCCCAAGGGAGTGTGGCCGTAGCTAAGAGCCAGCTTACTGTTGGTCAGAGATATTATATCTCTGCAGATTCTTTGAACGTTCGTTCAAGCAACTCGACGACGGCAAATAATGTTGTCGGTAAGCTTGTGAAAAACGACATCGTAGAAATTTATGATGTGTTGAACGAAGCCACACCTTTGGTGCAAGTGAAGATTATTAAGTCTTCAAATATCTCAAGCACAGCAGCTCCCGAGCTATATGTTTCAAAAGACTACTTAAGTGCGGTTCTTGTTGTCGTTCCAGAGTCGAACTCAAAGTATTTTGTGATTCAGAATATCGCGACAGAAAAGACACGTATCTATGAGCGTTGTACAATGTCTCCGGGTTGCCCTCACACGTTGGTGATGGAGACAGACACAGTTGTCGGTCGTCCTGAAGAGGGAACTGACAGTGATCCTAACGCGTTTAAAACGTGGGTGGGTCACGGTCGCATTGCTTCGTGGGTGAAGTTCTATCAAGACGGTCTTGGTTTTTATCCTCGTTGGTACACTCCAGGTCAAAACATTAGCACGATTCCAGATCCAGTGACAGACAGCATGAGTCTGTTGATGGGTGGAAGAAAATGGATTGTTAAAAACTCTCAAGGTAAGACGTCGAATTACGGTGCGTTTGGTTGGTATGCGGCGAAACTTTCTCCTGAAGGTGAAGACGGCGTGAACTACCAATGGATCCACGGAACTATCGGTTGGGGTAAAGACGGTGCGAAACCTATCGAGATGACTCGTGGTAAGATGATCAACTTCTTCTCTAATCCAGGTTCTCACGGTTGCACACGTTTGGAAAACAGAGCAGTTGCTTACATGAGGCATTTGTTGCCGGTGGGTACAGATATCTACCGCGTTTATGCAAGAGAAGCGACTCGTGAAGTGGCTCCGTACTCTCGCTACAGAAGTGCTTACAATAATCCATTCCGTTGGGAATTTATGTTGTTAACAAATGGCGCGGCAGAGTCGGGCGGTTTGACGGCTGATGCGAACACAATCCGTTCACAAGGTGTTCGTGTGAGTTCTGCAAACTTAATTGAGCAAGGTATTTACGAAGTGAATCATTATCCAACAGTGATGGGTCTTGATTATACGAAGTCAGCGGCTTCGGGTAAATCAGGCGACCGTTATAACATCGACAAGAAAAACAAAGGTGCTTCGAATTTCAGAGGTTATTTCTTGGTGGATGAAGGTCGTTTCGTAAACTACCAACATCCAAGTTATTCAGCGACAGGTGGTGCGGTTCGTACCGGTGGCTTGGCAGAGTTTAGAACTTCTGTGCCTGAATATTTGCGAGCAGCTCCTGGTCAAATTCAAGTTCCGGCGATCAATCGTTAA
- a CDS encoding SRPBCC family protein, with protein MKDIIEESIKIHATAAEIWSALTDTDELENWWSEDVVLEPKVGGKFREAWEDDSGKAQLASGKVLTVKAKQEITFTWKEKDWVKDAETRCTFRIQDDKSQRVLTVVHEGWNTLPEAKRAQAIKDFTIGWKYHLKELKAYLDD; from the coding sequence ATGAAAGACATCATCGAAGAATCCATCAAGATTCACGCAACAGCGGCGGAAATTTGGAGTGCTCTCACTGACACCGATGAACTTGAAAACTGGTGGAGTGAAGACGTTGTTCTTGAACCTAAAGTCGGAGGAAAATTCCGCGAAGCTTGGGAAGATGACAGCGGCAAAGCTCAACTGGCTTCTGGAAAAGTTTTGACGGTGAAAGCAAAACAAGAAATCACCTTTACCTGGAAAGAAAAAGACTGGGTCAAGGACGCGGAAACTCGCTGCACGTTTCGCATTCAAGACGACAAATCACAAAGAGTTCTGACTGTCGTTCACGAAGGATGGAACACATTACCCGAGGCAAAGCGCGCGCAGGCAATCAAGGACTTCACTATTGGTTGGAAGTATCACTTAAAAGAACTCAAAGCTTATCTTGATGACTAG
- a CDS encoding DUF3750 domain-containing protein codes for MKLFSILLASLLNVTSASAQDWRTASRDSAGLAPDSHKEKEAVVQVYAARTFAWRGYFAVHSWIATKEKNATEYTTYHVIGWRVNRGLEAVVIQHDIPDRYWYGAKPELLEDLRGEAAEKAIPQIDKLAKNYAYKNVYRAYPGPNSNTFVSHIIRNVDELKVELPSNAIGKDWINQGDLVGWSESGTGVQVSLWGLLGFTLGLNEGVEVNLLGLNFGIDFLRPALKLPLIGRVGMKDKAF; via the coding sequence ATGAAACTTTTCTCGATTCTTCTCGCTTCCCTTCTCAATGTGACCTCGGCTTCCGCACAAGATTGGCGTACGGCTTCGCGCGACAGTGCGGGCCTCGCTCCAGATTCTCACAAGGAAAAAGAAGCCGTGGTGCAGGTTTACGCTGCAAGGACGTTTGCTTGGCGTGGGTACTTCGCCGTGCACTCATGGATTGCTACCAAAGAAAAAAACGCTACCGAGTACACAACCTATCACGTGATTGGCTGGCGCGTGAACCGCGGCCTTGAAGCTGTCGTTATTCAGCACGATATTCCAGATCGCTACTGGTATGGCGCCAAGCCGGAGTTGCTTGAAGACCTGCGCGGAGAAGCCGCTGAAAAAGCGATCCCGCAAATTGATAAGCTCGCAAAAAATTATGCTTACAAGAATGTCTATCGCGCTTACCCAGGGCCTAACAGCAACACTTTTGTTTCGCACATTATTCGCAATGTGGATGAATTAAAAGTCGAGCTTCCGTCCAACGCCATTGGGAAAGATTGGATTAATCAAGGCGATCTTGTAGGATGGAGTGAATCCGGCACAGGTGTGCAAGTGTCCTTGTGGGGCCTTCTGGGTTTTACGTTGGGATTAAATGAAGGTGTTGAGGTCAACCTTTTGGGGCTTAACTTCGGCATCGATTTTTTAAGACCGGCTTTAAAACTTCCCTTGATCGGTCGCGTGGGCATGAAAGACAAAGCGTTTTAA
- a CDS encoding TolC family protein: MVKLFLALLSTTAMQGAWAQKAPAPKEITLNQKSVAELVLKQGPKTMEVNLKYQQFRLEPVKTLSAYDWQLLVETGFEYDKTVGLLSNSNQAADVKYERYKTTASLKKPFTTGTVLGLELSRLSQKAEAEGITSNPPIPEQTADLAGLTLEQSLLGNFFGIADRGVVNAAELTYQANNIARANELEDVVLEAIRQFWNTYVSQENFKEAVNSRDRYKKLVDAVKRKTSLGYSNPGDLPQVQAEFETREQKVKTASTDYLANLENLLTLLALEPGTEIKFEVPKDIPPVPKLVEKKVEDLRSIRSQKLKVEAAQESLDAAQSLSYPTLNFVGKVYTSGADESAENSYSELASGTHPKYYAGLKFAYNFGSDIQNETVINRKLTKDLEQTRLTRELSEAQNSEAQAQRKVQAAYAIALSTEKQKGFREKASQELNRSYNQGRTDISVLITAMNNFFDSEVQYSQAVGNYAIALNEWAAARDELIPDDSASSEYNK; encoded by the coding sequence ATGGTAAAACTATTTCTAGCTCTTCTTAGTACGACAGCAATGCAAGGAGCTTGGGCCCAAAAAGCTCCCGCTCCGAAAGAAATTACTTTGAATCAAAAATCTGTTGCGGAACTTGTTTTGAAACAGGGACCTAAAACAATGGAAGTGAATTTGAAGTACCAACAGTTCCGTCTGGAACCTGTGAAAACGTTGTCAGCTTATGATTGGCAACTTTTGGTAGAAACAGGTTTCGAATACGACAAAACCGTGGGTCTTCTTTCCAACTCAAACCAGGCAGCCGACGTAAAGTACGAACGCTATAAAACTACGGCGAGTCTGAAAAAGCCTTTCACAACTGGAACGGTTTTAGGTTTAGAACTCAGCCGTCTTTCTCAAAAAGCGGAAGCAGAAGGCATTACTTCAAACCCTCCGATCCCAGAACAAACAGCTGATCTTGCCGGTTTAACTTTAGAGCAGTCTTTGTTAGGCAATTTTTTTGGTATTGCTGACCGTGGCGTTGTGAACGCAGCGGAGCTGACATACCAGGCAAACAACATCGCTCGTGCGAATGAACTTGAAGACGTCGTGCTTGAGGCGATCCGTCAGTTCTGGAACACTTATGTTTCACAAGAAAACTTCAAAGAAGCCGTGAACTCTCGCGACCGTTATAAAAAGCTTGTTGATGCAGTAAAAAGAAAAACGTCTTTGGGCTACTCCAACCCAGGCGATCTGCCGCAAGTTCAAGCAGAGTTTGAAACTCGCGAACAGAAAGTAAAAACGGCTTCAACAGACTATCTTGCAAACTTAGAAAATCTTCTGACACTTCTGGCATTGGAGCCAGGAACTGAAATCAAGTTCGAAGTTCCTAAAGACATTCCGCCAGTTCCAAAATTGGTTGAAAAGAAAGTGGAAGATCTTCGCTCGATCCGTTCGCAAAAACTCAAAGTCGAAGCGGCTCAAGAGTCTTTGGATGCCGCTCAATCACTAAGCTACCCGACTTTGAATTTCGTCGGCAAGGTTTATACTTCAGGCGCGGATGAATCGGCGGAAAATTCCTATTCTGAACTCGCTTCAGGAACTCATCCAAAATATTACGCGGGTCTTAAGTTCGCTTACAACTTTGGCTCCGACATTCAAAATGAAACTGTTATCAATAGAAAGCTTACGAAAGATCTGGAGCAAACTCGTTTGACCCGTGAACTTTCTGAAGCACAAAACTCAGAAGCCCAAGCACAGCGCAAGGTTCAGGCAGCTTATGCGATTGCTTTGAGCACTGAGAAACAGAAAGGCTTCCGTGAAAAGGCTTCGCAAGAGCTCAACCGCTCTTACAATCAAGGCCGTACGGATATTTCTGTGTTAATCACTGCAATGAATAATTTCTTCGACTCTGAGGTTCAGTACAGTCAAGCAGTGGGTAACTATGCCATCGCATTGAATGAGTGGGCTGCAGCCAGAGACGAATTGATTCCAGATGACTCTGCGTCTTCTGAATATAATAAATAA
- a CDS encoding efflux RND transporter permease subunit has translation MKLSDISIKNPVFAWMLMFGLMIFGLISFSRMGVSQMPDVDFPTVNVSVTLQGAAPEVMETQVVDPIESSLMSVEGIQSIKSSSKTGSATITVEFDLDRNIDVALQDVQAKVAAAQRLLPDDVDAPTLSKTNPDDQPIIWLALTYEKEDPEFLMRYARDYLKDRFTTVEGVGDIFLGGYTDPVMRVRVRPKDLIRYNIAVSDVMDAISSEHSELPGGYIETDKKTFNVRTMGEAKTEEEFRSIVISRRAGATVADPTNMVKISQVADASMGLDKISRMSRFNGKTALGLGIRKQRGTNAVAVAKAVKEKINEIQTQLPEGMKIQVNFDSTKFIEQSVHELNKHLMLAVILTSLVCWLFLGSWSATFNVLLSIPTSLLGAFIGLYFLGYTLNTFTLLGLTLAIGIVVDDAIMVLENIFRYNENGRGRIESAILGAREISFAAMAATAAVIAIFLPVAFMKGIIGKFFMQFGVTISIAVFLSLVESLTITPMRCAGFVHHGERTTKIGRAFEAFMENLKVSYDVWLRKSLEHRWKVVLGSIVFVAVSFVSIKFLNKEMSPAQDQSIFIARLMLPVGTSLPYTDQQTKQAEKWLLSRPEVQQVYAAIGGFGGGASDANTTMMFVTLKDVKDRGKDPEKGKPLSQQEFMQIARKELAKIQDVRPVLMDLSQQGFSGGRGYPIEFTILGSDWDKLAKYTQDMMKEMEKSGLMVDVDSNYLLGMPEIQVKPDRVSAAQHGVSIKSIGSTVNALIGGVKVGEYPEGGHRYDIKVKLVDQGNPMDEIKTLFVGNSRGNLIPLPRVTKEEMGSSLQSISRSNRQRAITVTANLKPGVSQQTAMNYVEATAKKMLGPGYMIDQGGSSKTFKESFQSLIFALVLGLVIAYMVLASQFNSFIDPVTILMALPFSFSGAFFALLITGQSLNMFSMIGLLLLMGIVKKNSILLIEFTNTVRDRGTRDAKAALIEACPIRLRPILMTSIATIAAAIPSATATGAGSETMRPMAICLIGGVVVSTALTLFVVPCVYSLMDKFKKRDEVREKTKQAFAAVGSEALDA, from the coding sequence ATGAAGCTCTCGGATATTTCGATTAAGAATCCCGTATTTGCGTGGATGTTGATGTTTGGATTGATGATTTTCGGTCTGATCTCATTCTCTCGTATGGGCGTGAGTCAGATGCCAGACGTCGACTTTCCAACGGTGAACGTCAGCGTGACTCTGCAGGGGGCTGCGCCTGAGGTGATGGAAACGCAGGTTGTCGACCCGATTGAAAGTTCATTGATGTCGGTGGAGGGGATTCAGTCCATCAAGTCGAGCAGTAAAACGGGCTCTGCAACGATCACCGTGGAGTTCGATCTAGATCGCAATATCGACGTGGCTTTGCAAGACGTGCAAGCCAAGGTAGCAGCGGCTCAGCGCCTTTTGCCAGATGACGTAGATGCTCCAACACTTTCCAAAACAAATCCGGATGACCAGCCGATCATTTGGTTGGCACTGACTTACGAAAAAGAAGATCCTGAATTCTTAATGCGTTATGCGCGCGATTATTTGAAGGACCGCTTCACAACTGTTGAAGGTGTCGGTGACATCTTCCTTGGTGGTTACACGGATCCTGTGATGCGTGTGCGTGTTCGTCCGAAAGATTTGATTCGTTATAACATCGCGGTGAGCGATGTGATGGATGCAATCTCCAGTGAACACTCCGAGCTTCCTGGTGGTTACATCGAAACGGATAAAAAAACTTTCAACGTCCGTACGATGGGTGAGGCGAAAACGGAAGAGGAATTCCGCTCTATCGTGATCAGCCGCCGGGCCGGTGCCACGGTCGCTGATCCAACGAATATGGTGAAGATCTCTCAAGTGGCCGATGCGAGCATGGGGCTGGATAAGATTTCTCGTATGTCGCGCTTTAATGGCAAGACAGCGTTGGGTTTAGGTATCCGTAAGCAGCGTGGAACCAATGCCGTGGCTGTTGCGAAAGCCGTGAAAGAAAAAATCAACGAGATCCAAACACAGCTTCCTGAAGGTATGAAAATTCAAGTGAACTTTGACAGTACAAAGTTCATTGAGCAATCCGTGCACGAGTTGAACAAACACTTGATGCTTGCGGTGATCTTGACATCTTTGGTGTGTTGGTTGTTTTTGGGAAGCTGGTCAGCGACGTTCAACGTTTTACTGTCGATTCCGACCTCGTTGTTGGGGGCCTTCATCGGTCTTTACTTCCTCGGTTATACTCTAAATACATTCACCTTGTTGGGTCTGACGCTGGCGATTGGTATCGTCGTGGATGACGCCATCATGGTTCTAGAAAATATCTTCCGCTATAACGAAAACGGAAGAGGACGTATTGAGTCTGCGATCTTAGGCGCGCGCGAAATTTCGTTTGCTGCAATGGCCGCGACAGCCGCCGTTATTGCGATCTTCTTACCAGTCGCTTTTATGAAGGGGATCATCGGTAAGTTCTTCATGCAATTCGGTGTGACGATCTCCATCGCGGTCTTCTTGTCCTTGGTGGAGTCTTTAACGATCACGCCAATGCGTTGTGCGGGTTTTGTTCATCACGGTGAAAGAACAACAAAAATTGGTCGTGCGTTTGAAGCGTTCATGGAAAACCTCAAAGTTTCTTACGACGTGTGGTTGCGTAAATCTTTAGAGCATCGTTGGAAAGTTGTTCTTGGCTCTATCGTCTTCGTGGCGGTGTCTTTTGTTTCTATCAAATTCTTGAACAAAGAGATGAGCCCGGCGCAAGACCAAAGTATCTTCATCGCGCGTTTGATGCTTCCGGTGGGAACGTCTTTACCGTACACGGACCAGCAGACCAAACAGGCTGAGAAGTGGTTGCTCTCTCGTCCTGAAGTTCAACAAGTGTATGCGGCTATCGGTGGTTTTGGTGGTGGTGCTTCTGATGCCAACACGACGATGATGTTTGTGACGTTGAAAGATGTGAAAGATCGTGGCAAGGACCCAGAAAAAGGAAAGCCACTTTCGCAACAAGAGTTCATGCAGATTGCACGTAAAGAGCTCGCGAAAATTCAAGATGTGCGTCCCGTCTTGATGGACTTGTCACAACAAGGTTTCTCGGGCGGTCGTGGTTATCCGATTGAGTTTACGATCTTGGGTTCCGACTGGGACAAACTTGCGAAGTACACGCAAGACATGATGAAAGAGATGGAAAAAAGCGGCCTGATGGTCGACGTCGATTCCAACTATCTTTTAGGTATGCCTGAAATCCAAGTGAAGCCGGATCGCGTCTCGGCGGCTCAGCATGGTGTAAGTATTAAGTCTATCGGTTCGACCGTGAATGCTCTGATCGGTGGAGTGAAAGTCGGCGAGTATCCAGAGGGTGGGCACCGTTACGATATCAAAGTGAAGCTTGTCGATCAGGGAAATCCGATGGATGAGATTAAAACTTTGTTCGTAGGAAACAGTCGTGGGAATTTAATTCCACTTCCTCGCGTGACGAAAGAAGAAATGGGTTCAAGTCTGCAGTCGATCTCTCGTTCCAACCGTCAACGTGCCATCACGGTGACTGCGAACTTAAAGCCGGGCGTTTCACAGCAAACGGCGATGAACTATGTGGAAGCAACGGCGAAGAAAATGCTCGGTCCTGGTTACATGATCGATCAAGGCGGAAGCTCGAAAACATTTAAAGAGTCTTTCCAAAGTTTGATCTTTGCTTTGGTGTTAGGTCTTGTGATTGCCTACATGGTTTTGGCGAGTCAGTTCAACTCGTTCATTGATCCTGTGACGATCTTGATGGCCTTGCCGTTTAGTTTCAGTGGTGCATTCTTCGCGTTGCTGATCACGGGTCAATCATTGAATATGTTCTCAATGATCGGTTTGTTACTTTTAATGGGTATCGTGAAAAAGAACTCCATCCTGTTGATTGAGTTTACGAATACGGTTCGGGATCGCGGAACTCGTGATGCGAAAGCCGCGTTGATCGAGGCCTGCCCAATTCGTCTTCGTCCGATCCTAATGACTTCGATTGCAACGATTGCGGCGGCCATTCCTTCGGCGACAGCGACAGGAGCAGGTTCCGAAACAATGCGACCGATGGCGATTTGTTTGATCGGTGGTGTGGTTGTCTCCACAGCGTTGACGTTGTTCGTAGTTCCTTGCGTTTATTCGTTGATGGATAAATTCAAAAAACGCGACGAGGTTCGTGAGAAAACAAAACAAGCCTTTGCGGCTGTGGGCTCAGAAGCTCTTGACGCTTAA
- a CDS encoding 16S rRNA (guanine(527)-N(7))-methyltransferase RsmG — protein MYFEQRTPLFLQLGFREEALPQLKAYVDLLWAANEDLNLVSRKMTFEELIDNHVIDCLLPLKRFPKNIKSAADFGAGGGLPGVIYAIQFPEVKYHLYEKSPKKQEFLTCCKTIAPNLEIHGEIPKELKGVELVTARGFKPIDVILEVSRDYYKKNGKYFLLKARKEKIDEEITLARKKFKDLKVEIEPLASPVLEVERHLVLI, from the coding sequence ATGTATTTTGAACAAAGAACCCCCTTATTTTTGCAATTAGGCTTTCGTGAAGAAGCCTTGCCTCAGCTAAAAGCTTACGTGGATCTTTTATGGGCGGCCAATGAGGATCTCAACTTGGTCAGTCGTAAAATGACCTTCGAAGAGCTCATCGACAATCACGTGATTGACTGTCTTTTACCGCTTAAAAGATTTCCAAAAAACATCAAATCCGCAGCGGATTTCGGTGCGGGCGGGGGGCTTCCGGGAGTGATTTACGCTATCCAATTTCCCGAAGTGAAATACCACTTGTACGAAAAGAGTCCAAAGAAGCAGGAATTCTTAACTTGTTGTAAGACCATTGCTCCGAATTTAGAAATCCACGGGGAGATTCCTAAAGAACTTAAAGGTGTGGAGCTTGTTACAGCTCGTGGATTTAAGCCGATTGATGTGATCCTGGAAGTCAGCCGTGACTATTATAAGAAAAACGGGAAGTACTTTTTGCTTAAAGCTCGTAAAGAAAAAATCGACGAAGAAATCACATTGGCGCGAAAAAAATTTAAAGATCTTAAAGTTGAGATTGAGCCTTTGGCATCGCCGGTTTTGGAAGTTGAACGTCATTTGGTGTTGATCTAA
- the abc-f gene encoding ribosomal protection-like ABC-F family protein — translation MLLISTYKLEKSFAGKSLFRNVSLGIEEGERVGLVGPNGAGKSTLLRILAGQMEADAGDVTMKKGLRLGFLEQTPHFKDGETILEAVLSKTADHHESLGAAYEWMARLELSQFGEDFLVKDLSGGWRKRVALARELILEPELLMLDEPTNHLDVTSIKWLEEFLERAPFATLIITHDRLFLQRVTNKIFDLDPKNPNYLLSVKGGYLDYLEAKDLLINAQEQRELVLKNTLRRETEWLRRGAKARQTKQKARIERAGTLKDDVQELVVKNAARVAKIEFKDAERNPQKLMEVDHVTKAYDGRVLFKDFSYLVSPKTRLALLGDNGSGKSTLIRILLGEEAPDTGRVARADKLKVAYFEQNRETLKPKESVLKNIVSDGDYVHYQGQYVFARSYLERFLFNRQQMDLPVEKLSGGEQSRLRLAQLMLNEAQVLILDEPTNDLDVATLTVLEESLKEFNGAVILVTHDRYFMDQVASQIIAFHKKSDGTTSLENFAGYLQWEEWFEEQKEIEAAELKREAEAKKEAAKSSSKPVKLSFKEKFELENMEATILELEEKLSVAQEESQRPEVVSQASKVQELYSVIADLQGKIEKLYARWAELEKKEKGS, via the coding sequence ATGCTTCTGATCAGTACATATAAACTCGAAAAATCTTTTGCCGGTAAATCTTTGTTTCGCAATGTCAGTTTGGGCATTGAAGAAGGTGAACGCGTGGGACTTGTCGGTCCAAATGGAGCCGGGAAGTCCACTTTATTGCGCATCCTCGCCGGGCAAATGGAAGCAGATGCAGGCGACGTGACGATGAAAAAAGGTCTGCGCTTGGGATTTCTGGAGCAGACGCCTCATTTTAAAGACGGCGAAACTATTCTTGAAGCGGTCTTAAGTAAAACTGCAGATCATCATGAGTCTTTGGGCGCGGCCTATGAATGGATGGCGCGCTTGGAGCTTTCTCAATTCGGCGAAGATTTTTTAGTGAAAGATCTTTCGGGCGGTTGGAGAAAGCGTGTGGCCTTGGCGCGCGAGTTGATCCTTGAACCTGAACTTTTGATGCTCGATGAGCCGACGAATCACTTGGACGTGACAAGTATTAAATGGCTTGAGGAATTTTTAGAGCGGGCTCCTTTTGCAACATTGATCATCACCCATGATCGTTTGTTCTTGCAGCGTGTGACGAATAAGATCTTTGATCTTGATCCCAAGAATCCCAATTACTTGCTCTCTGTTAAAGGTGGCTACCTAGATTATCTTGAAGCCAAAGATCTTTTGATCAATGCACAAGAACAGCGCGAATTGGTTTTAAAGAACACTCTTCGTCGTGAGACCGAATGGCTTCGTCGCGGAGCCAAAGCCCGTCAGACAAAACAAAAAGCCCGTATCGAAAGAGCGGGTACGTTGAAGGATGACGTCCAAGAGCTGGTGGTGAAAAATGCCGCTCGTGTAGCGAAAATTGAATTTAAAGACGCTGAACGCAATCCGCAAAAGCTGATGGAAGTGGATCACGTGACCAAGGCTTATGATGGACGCGTGCTCTTTAAAGATTTCTCTTATTTGGTTTCGCCCAAAACACGTTTGGCCTTGCTGGGGGATAACGGTTCTGGCAAATCCACATTGATTCGTATTTTGTTAGGCGAAGAAGCGCCGGATACGGGGCGCGTGGCGCGTGCTGATAAATTAAAAGTCGCCTACTTTGAACAAAATCGCGAAACCTTAAAACCCAAAGAGTCGGTTCTTAAAAACATCGTGTCTGATGGGGACTATGTTCACTATCAGGGACAGTATGTCTTTGCGCGCAGTTATTTGGAGCGGTTTTTATTTAATCGTCAGCAAATGGATCTTCCGGTCGAAAAACTTTCGGGCGGCGAGCAAAGCCGTTTGCGTCTGGCGCAGTTGATGCTTAATGAAGCCCAAGTTTTGATTCTCGATGAGCCAACAAATGATCTGGATGTGGCGACGTTGACGGTTCTTGAAGAATCTTTAAAAGAATTCAATGGCGCTGTGATTCTTGTGACCCATGATCGTTACTTCATGGATCAAGTGGCTTCGCAAATCATTGCTTTCCATAAAAAATCTGATGGCACAACATCACTTGAAAACTTTGCGGGCTATCTGCAATGGGAAGAGTGGTTTGAAGAACAAAAAGAAATCGAAGCGGCAGAACTTAAGCGTGAAGCTGAAGCAAAAAAAGAAGCAGCGAAATCTTCTTCGAAACCTGTGAAGCTTTCGTTCAAAGAAAAGTTTGAACTGGAAAACATGGAAGCCACGATTTTAGAGCTGGAAGAAAAGTTGAGTGTTGCACAAGAAGAATCTCAAAGGCCTGAAGTCGTAAGCCAAGCTTCCAAGGTGCAAGAGCTTTACAGTGTGATTGCCGATCTTCAGGGAAAAATCGAAAAGCTTTATGCTCGTTGGGCAGAGCTTGAGAAAAAAGAAAAGGGCTCCTAG